One part of the Solanum dulcamara chromosome 8, daSolDulc1.2, whole genome shotgun sequence genome encodes these proteins:
- the LOC129900058 gene encoding bidirectional sugar transporter SWEET1-like yields MGGLHTIQFVFGIFGNAASLFLFLVPTYTFKRIIKNKSTEQFSGIPYVMAFLNCLLSAWYGLPFITSNDILITTINGAGAAIELIYVLIFLIYAPNIKQKRKILAIFVLVLVAFASTAVISLLIFHGKNRKLFCGMLASIFSIVMYASPLSIIRLVIRTKSVEYMPFFLSLAVVISCTSWFIYAMLGMDPFIGISTGIGLVLGVVQLILYFIYRDKKTSTAADES; encoded by the exons ATGGGTGGTTTACACACCATACAGTTTGTTTTCGGGATTTTCG GAAATGCCGCTTCTCTGTTTCTCTTTTTGGTACCCAC GTATACATTCAAGAGGATCATCAAGAACAAATCGACGGAACAATTCTCTGGCATACCTTATGTTATGGCATTTTTGAACTGCTTGCTAAGTGCATG GTATGGTCTCCCCTTTATCACATCAAACGATATTCTGATAACAACCATCAACGGAGCCGGAGCTGCAATCGAGTTAATATATGTACTCATTTTTCTCATATATGCACCCAATATtaaacaaaagagaaaaatattagcAATCTTCGTTTTAGTCCTCGTCGCTTTTGCTTCCACAGCGGTTATCTCTCTGCTTATTTTTCATGGAAAAAATAGGAAGTTGTTCTGTGGTATGCTTGCCTCCATATTCTCCATTGTTATGTATGCATCTCCTTTGTCTATTATT AGACTAGTAATCAGGACCAAAAGCGTAGAGTACATGCCATTCTTCCTTTCATTAGCTGTCGTCATATCTTGCACTAGCTGGTTTATTTATGCTATGCTGGGAATGGATCCATTTATTGGC ATCTCAACAGGtattggcttggttttaggagTAGTGCAATTGATTTTATACTTCATTTACCGTGACAAGAAGACATCAACCGCTGCTGATGAGTCCTAG